DNA from Asticcacaulis excentricus:
CCGCCCAAACCGGGCAGGCCCATCTATCTGCTGTTTGCGGGGCAAGGGCGACGGCTGGACGAACAAAGCCACCGCCATATTGCGATGTCGAAACGTGGCGACGGCTTTCTGGCGCTGGCCTATCGCGGCTTTTCCGGTTCAACGGGTAAACCGACCGAAGACGGATTGTTCATGGACGGGCTGGTCGCCTATGACTGGCTGAAAAAGGCAGGCTATCAGCCGCAGCAGATCGTCATTCACGGCCATTCGCTGGGCTCAGGCGTGGCGACCTATGTGGCAACCCAGCGCCCGGCCAAGGGCCTGATCCTCGAAGCCCCGTTCACGGCGGCGTCTGACGTAGCTCAGGAGCGTTACCCCTACGTCCCGGTGCAGTGGCTGATGCTGGACAAGTTTGCCAACCGCGACCGTATCGGCTTTGTGCATATGCCGATCCTGATTGTACATGGCGACCGCGACGACATGATCCCCTTTGCGCACGGTGAGCGCCTGTATGCGCTGGCCCCGCAGCCCAAGACCTTCAAACGTATGGCGGGCGAAGGCCATTCGACCCTCACCCGCGCCGGCATCTATGACGTTTATGACAACTGGCTCAGCTCACTTCACTAAGCTCAGCGCCTGACCTTCGTTGATGGCGGCCACGGCGGCCTTTAACGTCGCCATATCGGCCTTGCCGCTGGCTTCGATCACCAGACGCTCACCGATGACCACGGAATAGCTGCCCGACTGCGCATCGCCGTCCCACTTTTCGCTGATGATCCGACCCTTGTCCGAGTGGACCTTTTCGTAGCTGTTGCCACTCTGGCTGGACGAC
Protein-coding regions in this window:
- a CDS encoding alpha/beta hydrolase, coding for MKTLMRWIGRLLMALVLMAGLAYAGACGYLFVVQRDKLYLAPHADIRPNLAEVPGIQDLRLKTPDGETLQAWYLPPKPGRPIYLLFAGQGRRLDEQSHRHIAMSKRGDGFLALAYRGFSGSTGKPTEDGLFMDGLVAYDWLKKAGYQPQQIVIHGHSLGSGVATYVATQRPAKGLILEAPFTAASDVAQERYPYVPVQWLMLDKFANRDRIGFVHMPILIVHGDRDDMIPFAHGERLYALAPQPKTFKRMAGEGHSTLTRAGIYDVYDNWLSSLH